The following coding sequences are from one Haploplasma axanthum window:
- a CDS encoding energy-coupling factor transporter ATPase: MIEVKNISYRYNTKTEAIKNLSLNIEKGKWVSILGHNGSGKSTLAKLLVGLLEADSGKIIIDGESLTEKNVHDIRKKIGIVFQNPDNQFVGVTVRYDIAFGLENQQIPSNEMERRVHEYAKFVGMEEYLEKEPHNLSGGQKQRVAIAGALAMQQEILILDEATSMLDPKGTNEIVNLIKLINKEHNKTIITITHDLSLASMSDYLYVLKEGELILEGKPDTVFKEEELLKSSHLEIPLALSVYNEIAKDKNSDKKLVDALWEFNSKM; the protein is encoded by the coding sequence ATGATAGAAGTAAAAAATATATCATACCGATATAATACAAAAACAGAAGCAATTAAAAATTTATCACTTAATATTGAAAAAGGGAAATGGGTTTCAATTTTAGGACATAATGGATCAGGAAAATCAACATTAGCAAAACTATTAGTTGGTCTTTTAGAAGCGGATAGTGGGAAAATTATCATTGATGGAGAATCATTAACAGAAAAAAATGTTCATGATATTAGAAAAAAAATTGGAATAGTCTTTCAAAATCCTGACAATCAATTTGTAGGAGTAACTGTTAGATATGATATTGCCTTTGGATTAGAAAATCAGCAAATACCATCTAATGAAATGGAAAGACGTGTTCATGAATATGCGAAATTTGTTGGTATGGAAGAGTATTTGGAAAAAGAACCTCATAATCTATCTGGTGGACAAAAGCAAAGAGTGGCAATTGCTGGAGCACTTGCTATGCAACAAGAAATCTTAATTCTTGATGAAGCAACTTCAATGCTTGATCCAAAAGGAACAAATGAAATTGTTAATTTAATAAAGTTGATTAATAAGGAACACAATAAAACAATAATAACGATTACGCATGATTTAAGTTTAGCAAGTATGAGTGATTACTTATATGTTCTTAAAGAAGGCGAATTGATATTGGAAGGAAAACCTGATACGGTGTTTAAAGAAGAAGAATTACTTAAATCATCACATTTAGAAATTCCTTTAGCATTAAGTGTTTATAATGAAATAGCAAAAGATAAAAATAGTGACAAGAAGTTGGTGGATGCATTATGGGAATTCAATTCAAAAATGTAA